The following proteins come from a genomic window of Triticum aestivum cultivar Chinese Spring chromosome 6A, IWGSC CS RefSeq v2.1, whole genome shotgun sequence:
- the LOC123127408 gene encoding peroxisomal membrane protein PMP22: MAGGSGGAGGGTGGGDSLARRAWRQYLLQLQRHPLRTKMVTAGCLAGVSDSVAQKLSGYQKIEKRRLLLKMIFGFAYGGPFGHFLHKVLDYIFKGKKDTKTVAKKVLLEQITSSPWNNLLFIFYYGYVVEKRPFKEVKTRVKKQYLSVQLSAWMFWPVVGWINHQYVPLQFRVIVHSFVACCWGIFLNLRARAMSLKQS, translated from the exons ATggcaggaggaagtggaggagctGGGGGAGGAACAGGGGGAGGGGACTCGTTGGCTCGCAGGGCCTGGAGGCAGTACCTGCTCCAGCTGCAGCGCCACCCACTCCGCACCAAG ATGGTCACTGCGGGGTGCCTCGCAGGCGTCAGCGACTCCGTGGCGCAGAAGCTCTCTGGATATCAGAAGATTGAGAAGCGCCGCCTCCTGCTCAAGATG atatttgggTTTGCATATGGTGGCCCATTTGGGCATTTCCTGCATAAAGTGTTGGATTATATCTTTAAAGGGAAGAAGGATACCAAAACTGTAGCTAAGAAG GTGTTGCTGGAGCAGATCACTTCCTCTCCCTGGAACAATTTACTCTTCATATTCTATTATGGATATGTTGTTGAGA AGAGGCCTTTCAAGGAGGTGAAGACTAGGGTGAAGAAACAATATCTGTCAGTGCAATTGTCTGCTTGGATG TTTTGGCCAGTAGTTGGTTGGATAAACCATCAGTACGTGCCTTTGCAGTTTCGGGTGATTGTCCACAGCTTTGTTGCATGTTGCTG GGGGATATTTCTCAACCTTCGCGCCAGAGCCATGTCTTTGAAGCAGTCATAG